The Equus przewalskii isolate Varuska chromosome 5, EquPr2, whole genome shotgun sequence genome window below encodes:
- the TSFM gene encoding elongation factor Ts, mitochondrial isoform X1, with translation MSLLRALRLCLVARPRRCPRRGLGPGSDLPFSVMHLPLPPTPIRLHPSPPPPSLPLRGPALEGPLLLQSPEPWHSFHAGRWLSSSASSKELLMKLRRKTGYAFVNCKKALEACGGDLKKAESWLHKQAQKEGWSKAAKLHGRKTKEGLIGLLQEGNTTVLVEVNCETDFVSRNLKFQQLVQQVALGTMLHCQSLKDQLSSYSKGFLNSSELSELPAGPETEGFLKDQLALAIGKLGENMSLKRAAWVKVPAGFFVGSYVHGAMHSPSLHNLVLGKYGALVVCETSEQRADLEDLGRRLGQHVVGMAPLSVGSLDDEPGGEAETKMLSQPYLLDPSITLGQYVEPHGVSVVDFVRFECGEGEEAAEAE, from the exons ATGTCGCTGCTGCGAGCTCTGCGCCTCTGCCTGGTCGCGCGGCCCCGGCGCTGCCCGCGGAGGGGGCTTGGCCCCGGCAGCGACCTGCCTTTCTCTGTGATGCACCTTCCCCTTCCTCCAACCCCCATTCGactccatccctcccctcccccgccctcatTGCCTCTGCGAGGTCCAGCCCTG gaGGGGCCTCTTTTGCTTCAGTCGCCCGAGCCATGGCACTCATTTCATGCCGGGCGCTGGCTGTCTTCCTCGGCCTCCAGCAAGGAGCTCCTCATGAAGCTGCGGCGAAAAACGGGCTACGCCTTTGTAAACTGCAAGAAAGCTCTGGAGGCTTGTGGCGGGGATCTCAAAAAg GCAGAGAGCTGGCTCCATAAGCAGGCCCAGAAGGAGGGCTGGAGCAAAGCTGCCAAGCTCCATGGGAGAAAGACTAAAGAAGGGCTGATTGGGCTGCTGCAGGAAGGAAACACGACAGTGCTAGTAGAG GTAAACTGTGAGACAGATTTTGTTTccagaaatttgaaatttcagCAGTTGGTCCAGCAAGTAGCCCTTGGAACCATGTTGCATTGTCAGAGCCTAAAGGATCAACTCTCCTCGTACAGTAAA GGTTTCTTGAATTCCTCTGAGCTCTCTGAACTTCCAGCTGGCCCTGAGACGGAAGGCTTTCTCAAGGATCAGCTGGCCTTAGCAATCG ggaaactgggagaaaacatgaGTCTTAAACGAGCTGCATGGGTGAAGGTGCCAGCTGGGTTCTTTGTTGGCTCTTATGTCCACGGAGCGATGCACAGTCCCTCACTCCACAACCTGGTGCTGGGGAAGTACGGGGCGCTGGTCGTCTGCGAGACGTCGGAGCAGAGGGCAGACCTGGAGGACCTTGGCCGCCGCCTTGGGCAGCATGTGGTGGGCATGGCCCCGCTCTCTGTTGGCTCCCTGGATGATGAGCCTGGGGGAGAGGCGGAAACCAAGATGCTGTCCCAGCCATATTTGCTGGATCCTTCCATCACATTGGGACAGTATGTGGAGCCCCACGGGGTGTCTGTGGTAGACTTTGTGCGGTTTGAATGTGGAGAAGGCGAAGAGGCAGCAGAAGCTGAATAG
- the METTL1 gene encoding tRNA (guanine-N(7)-)-methyltransferase isoform X2, with the protein MRSSPSRSGAQHTPDGTHPRPRGSDPADRSEIGQRGEERGLLVELGSGVPDPSHLQGAQVPAARKVSTWARWRIPALGIMAGVEAPQPQKRYYRQRAHSNPMADHTLRYPVKPEEMDWSELYPEFFTPPTQNQSHDDPKDENEKRVQAQVEFADIGCGYGGLLVELSPLFPDTLILGLEIRVKVSDYVQDRIRALRAAPGGGFQNIACLRSNAMKHLPNFFHKGQRTKHKWRIISPTLLAEYAYVLRVGGLVYTITDVLELHNWMCTHFEGHPLFERVPLEELSEDPIVGHLGTSTEEGKKVLRNGGKNFPAIFRRIQDLTLQAVTPSLTRPGPQLHTMP; encoded by the exons ATGAGGAGCTCCCCCTCCCGCTCCGGTGCCCAGCACACACCCGACGGGACTCACCCCAGACCACGCGGGTCAGACCCGGCAGACCGGTCCGAGAtcgggcagaggggagaggagcgAGGATTACTTGTAGAATTAGGAAGCGGGGTCCCAGACCCCTCTCACCTGCAAGGTGCACAGGTGCCTGCAGCCAGGAAG GTCTCCACGTGGGCTCGGTGGAGAATCCCTGCGCTGGGGATCATGGCGGGAGTCGAGGCCCCGCAGCCCCAGAAGCGCTACTATCGGCAACGTGCTCACTCCAACCCCATGGCGGATCATACGTTGCGCTA CCCTGTGAAGCCAGAGGAGATGGACTGGTCTGAGCTATACCCAGAGTTCTTCACCCCACCGACTCAGAATCAGAGCCACGATGACCCAAAGGATGAGAACGAAAAGAGAGTTCAGGCTCAAGTGGAGTTTGCAGACATAGGCTGTGGCTATGGTGGCCTGTTAG TGGAACTGTCACCGCTGTTCCCAGACACGCTGATTCTGGGTCTGGAGATCCGAGTGAAAGTCTCAGACTACGTACAAGACCGGATTCGGGCCCTACGAGCAGCTCCTGGAGGTGGCTTCCAGAACATCGCCTGTCTCCGTAGCAATGCCATGAAACACCTTCCTAACTTCTTCCACAAGGGCCAG CGGACGAAGCACAAGTGGCGAATCATCAGTCCGACACTGCTTGCAGAATATGCCTACGTGCTGCGAGTTGGG GGGCTGGTGTACACCATAACAGATGTGCTGGAGCTGCACAACTGGATGTGTACCCATTTTGAAGGACATCCCCTGTTTGAGCGTGTGCCTCTGGAGGAGCTG AGTGAAGACCCCATTGTGGGACATCTGGGCACCTCAAccgaagaaggaaagaaagtgctacgcaatggaggaaagaatttcCCAGCCATCTTCCGAAGAATACAGGATCTCACCCTCCAAGCAGTGACCCCCAGTCTCACCCGTCCTGGTCCCCAACTGCATACCATGCCTTAG
- the TSFM gene encoding elongation factor Ts, mitochondrial isoform X2, with product MSLLRALRLCLVARPRRCPRRGLGPGSDLPFSEGPLLLQSPEPWHSFHAGRWLSSSASSKELLMKLRRKTGYAFVNCKKALEACGGDLKKAESWLHKQAQKEGWSKAAKLHGRKTKEGLIGLLQEGNTTVLVEVNCETDFVSRNLKFQQLVQQVALGTMLHCQSLKDQLSSYSKGFLNSSELSELPAGPETEGFLKDQLALAIGKLGENMSLKRAAWVKVPAGFFVGSYVHGAMHSPSLHNLVLGKYGALVVCETSEQRADLEDLGRRLGQHVVGMAPLSVGSLDDEPGGEAETKMLSQPYLLDPSITLGQYVEPHGVSVVDFVRFECGEGEEAAEAE from the exons ATGTCGCTGCTGCGAGCTCTGCGCCTCTGCCTGGTCGCGCGGCCCCGGCGCTGCCCGCGGAGGGGGCTTGGCCCCGGCAGCGACCTGCCTTTCTCT gaGGGGCCTCTTTTGCTTCAGTCGCCCGAGCCATGGCACTCATTTCATGCCGGGCGCTGGCTGTCTTCCTCGGCCTCCAGCAAGGAGCTCCTCATGAAGCTGCGGCGAAAAACGGGCTACGCCTTTGTAAACTGCAAGAAAGCTCTGGAGGCTTGTGGCGGGGATCTCAAAAAg GCAGAGAGCTGGCTCCATAAGCAGGCCCAGAAGGAGGGCTGGAGCAAAGCTGCCAAGCTCCATGGGAGAAAGACTAAAGAAGGGCTGATTGGGCTGCTGCAGGAAGGAAACACGACAGTGCTAGTAGAG GTAAACTGTGAGACAGATTTTGTTTccagaaatttgaaatttcagCAGTTGGTCCAGCAAGTAGCCCTTGGAACCATGTTGCATTGTCAGAGCCTAAAGGATCAACTCTCCTCGTACAGTAAA GGTTTCTTGAATTCCTCTGAGCTCTCTGAACTTCCAGCTGGCCCTGAGACGGAAGGCTTTCTCAAGGATCAGCTGGCCTTAGCAATCG ggaaactgggagaaaacatgaGTCTTAAACGAGCTGCATGGGTGAAGGTGCCAGCTGGGTTCTTTGTTGGCTCTTATGTCCACGGAGCGATGCACAGTCCCTCACTCCACAACCTGGTGCTGGGGAAGTACGGGGCGCTGGTCGTCTGCGAGACGTCGGAGCAGAGGGCAGACCTGGAGGACCTTGGCCGCCGCCTTGGGCAGCATGTGGTGGGCATGGCCCCGCTCTCTGTTGGCTCCCTGGATGATGAGCCTGGGGGAGAGGCGGAAACCAAGATGCTGTCCCAGCCATATTTGCTGGATCCTTCCATCACATTGGGACAGTATGTGGAGCCCCACGGGGTGTCTGTGGTAGACTTTGTGCGGTTTGAATGTGGAGAAGGCGAAGAGGCAGCAGAAGCTGAATAG
- the EEF1AKMT3 gene encoding EEF1A lysine methyltransferase 3 — MADPRPDPESEPESVFPREVGLFADSYSEKSRFCFCGHVLSITQNFGSRLGVAARVWDAALSLCNYFESQNVDFRGKKVIELGAGTGIVGILAALQGGDVTITDLPLALEQIQANVQANVPAGGRAQVRALSWGIDQHVFPGDYDLVLGADIVYLEPTFPLLLGTLQHLCGPHGTIYLASKMREEHGTESFFQHLLPQHFQLELAQRDEDVNVNIYRARHRGPRPA, encoded by the exons ATGGCGGACCCCCGCCCAGATCCTGAATCAGAGCCCGAATCCGTGTTCCCGCGGGAGGTCGGGCTCTTCGCCGACTCTTACTCGGAGAAGAGCCGGTTCTGTTTCTGTGGACACGTCCTGAGCATCACGCAGAACTTCGGGTCCCGCCTGGGGGTGGCAGCGCGCGTGTGGGACGCG GCTCTGAGCTTGTGCAACTATTTCGAAAGTCAAAATGTGGATTTCCGAGGCAAGAAAGTGATCGAACTGGGCGCGGGGACGGGCATCGTGGGGATCTTGGCGGCGCTGCAGG ggGGGGATGTTACCATCACTGACCTGCCCCTGGCCCTAGAGCAGATCCAGGCCAACGTCCAGGCCAATGTGCCGGCTGGAGGCCGGGCCCAGGTCCGCGCCTTGTCCTGGGGGATTGACCAGCATGTCTTCCCTGGAGACTATGACCTGGTGCTGGGGGCTGATATCGTGTACCTGGAGCCCACCTTCCCACTGCTGCTGGGCACCCTCCAACACCTGTGCGGGCCCCATGGCACCATCTATCTGGCCTCCAAGATGAGAGAGGAGCACGGGACAGAGAGCTTCTTTCAGCACCTCCTGCCCCAGCATTTCCAACTGGAGCTGGCCCAGCGGGATGAGGATGTGAATGTCAACATCTATAGGGCCAGACACAGGGGACCGAGACCTGCTTGA
- the METTL1 gene encoding tRNA (guanine-N(7)-)-methyltransferase isoform X1: protein MRSSPSRSGAQHTPDGTHPRPRGSDPADRSEIGQRGEERGLLVELGSGVPDPSHLQGAQVPAARKVSTWARWRIPALGIMAGVEAPQPQKRYYRQRAHSNPMADHTLRYPVKPEEMDWSELYPEFFTPPTQNQSHDDPKDENEKRVQAQVEFADIGCGYGGLLVELSPLFPDTLILGLEIRVKVSDYVQDRIRALRAAPGGGFQNIACLRSNAMKHLPNFFHKGQLTKMFFLFPDPHFKRTKHKWRIISPTLLAEYAYVLRVGGLVYTITDVLELHNWMCTHFEGHPLFERVPLEELSEDPIVGHLGTSTEEGKKVLRNGGKNFPAIFRRIQDLTLQAVTPSLTRPGPQLHTMP from the exons ATGAGGAGCTCCCCCTCCCGCTCCGGTGCCCAGCACACACCCGACGGGACTCACCCCAGACCACGCGGGTCAGACCCGGCAGACCGGTCCGAGAtcgggcagaggggagaggagcgAGGATTACTTGTAGAATTAGGAAGCGGGGTCCCAGACCCCTCTCACCTGCAAGGTGCACAGGTGCCTGCAGCCAGGAAG GTCTCCACGTGGGCTCGGTGGAGAATCCCTGCGCTGGGGATCATGGCGGGAGTCGAGGCCCCGCAGCCCCAGAAGCGCTACTATCGGCAACGTGCTCACTCCAACCCCATGGCGGATCATACGTTGCGCTA CCCTGTGAAGCCAGAGGAGATGGACTGGTCTGAGCTATACCCAGAGTTCTTCACCCCACCGACTCAGAATCAGAGCCACGATGACCCAAAGGATGAGAACGAAAAGAGAGTTCAGGCTCAAGTGGAGTTTGCAGACATAGGCTGTGGCTATGGTGGCCTGTTAG TGGAACTGTCACCGCTGTTCCCAGACACGCTGATTCTGGGTCTGGAGATCCGAGTGAAAGTCTCAGACTACGTACAAGACCGGATTCGGGCCCTACGAGCAGCTCCTGGAGGTGGCTTCCAGAACATCGCCTGTCTCCGTAGCAATGCCATGAAACACCTTCCTAACTTCTTCCACAAGGGCCAG CTCACAAAGatgttcttcctcttccctgacCCACATTTCAAGCGGACGAAGCACAAGTGGCGAATCATCAGTCCGACACTGCTTGCAGAATATGCCTACGTGCTGCGAGTTGGG GGGCTGGTGTACACCATAACAGATGTGCTGGAGCTGCACAACTGGATGTGTACCCATTTTGAAGGACATCCCCTGTTTGAGCGTGTGCCTCTGGAGGAGCTG AGTGAAGACCCCATTGTGGGACATCTGGGCACCTCAAccgaagaaggaaagaaagtgctacgcaatggaggaaagaatttcCCAGCCATCTTCCGAAGAATACAGGATCTCACCCTCCAAGCAGTGACCCCCAGTCTCACCCGTCCTGGTCCCCAACTGCATACCATGCCTTAG